From one Nocardioides scoriae genomic stretch:
- a CDS encoding phosphatidylglycerol lysyltransferase domain-containing protein: MSTDPRGRWSRLTSPRTLARLVSLVGLVAVASALFPAVHDRARIVAGVVPPVFPAAATTGTLAAGVVLVLLGGGLRRGKFRAWLLAVVLSGFAVLSHLLKGLDVEEAVLTGVVLVLLLAARARFTARPDPRSRRRLLAVVVLGVPLATLLGMVWISVDVDGLAPGTTLLDRFLQALLGLVGVPGPVDFVEPDVATRSAVGLVVLGAALVLLLVVVALQPATGPHRLEPGERGRVEELLGRWGAVDSLSWFALRDDRAVMLSPTGKAAVSYRVVGGVSLAAGDPLGDPEAWPGAIASWLEEATSYGWVPGVLGSSEQGAEAYHRAGFDALELGDEAVLHASEFTTEGRSMRVVRQAVSRCRRAGLTADCHRVEDLGEAERAEILASADAWRDGEVERGFSMALGRLCDPADARAVMVTCRDEAGRLRGLLQLVPWGEDGLSLDVMRRDRAGENGVIELMVTTLMAQSGALGVRRVSLNFAVFRNVFARGERLGAGPVLRLWRGVLLQASRFWQIESLYRANAKFAPEWVPRFACFRSSAELPQVSVAALRAEAFLVAPSWWRRLSESRTHS; the protein is encoded by the coding sequence CCCGGCCGTCCACGACCGGGCGCGGATCGTCGCGGGCGTGGTGCCGCCGGTCTTCCCGGCCGCCGCGACGACCGGGACGCTCGCGGCCGGCGTGGTGCTGGTGCTGCTGGGCGGGGGACTGCGGCGCGGCAAGTTCCGGGCCTGGCTGCTGGCCGTGGTGCTCTCGGGCTTCGCCGTGCTCAGCCACCTGCTCAAGGGCCTCGACGTCGAGGAGGCCGTGCTGACCGGCGTCGTGCTGGTGCTGCTGCTCGCCGCCCGCGCGCGCTTCACCGCGCGGCCCGACCCGCGCTCCCGGCGCCGGCTGCTGGCGGTGGTGGTGCTGGGCGTGCCGCTCGCGACACTGCTCGGCATGGTCTGGATCAGCGTCGACGTCGACGGGCTGGCCCCCGGCACCACGCTCCTCGACCGGTTCCTGCAGGCGCTGCTGGGGCTGGTGGGCGTGCCCGGCCCGGTCGACTTCGTGGAGCCCGACGTGGCGACCCGGTCCGCGGTCGGCCTGGTCGTGCTGGGCGCGGCGCTGGTGCTGCTGCTCGTGGTGGTGGCGCTGCAGCCGGCGACCGGCCCGCACCGCCTCGAGCCCGGCGAGCGCGGTCGCGTCGAGGAGCTGCTCGGCCGGTGGGGCGCGGTCGACTCGCTGTCCTGGTTCGCACTGCGCGACGACCGGGCGGTGATGCTCTCGCCGACCGGCAAGGCGGCGGTGAGCTACCGCGTCGTCGGCGGCGTCTCGCTCGCCGCGGGCGACCCGCTCGGCGACCCCGAGGCGTGGCCCGGCGCGATCGCGAGCTGGCTGGAGGAGGCCACCTCCTACGGCTGGGTGCCGGGCGTGCTCGGCTCGAGCGAGCAGGGCGCGGAGGCCTACCACCGCGCCGGCTTCGACGCCCTCGAGCTGGGCGACGAGGCGGTCCTGCACGCCTCCGAGTTCACCACCGAGGGCCGCAGCATGCGGGTGGTGCGCCAGGCCGTCTCCCGCTGCCGGCGGGCCGGGCTCACCGCCGACTGCCACCGGGTCGAGGACCTGGGGGAGGCCGAGCGCGCCGAGATCCTCGCCAGCGCCGACGCGTGGCGCGACGGCGAGGTCGAGCGCGGCTTCTCGATGGCCCTGGGCCGGCTCTGCGACCCGGCCGACGCCCGCGCCGTCATGGTCACCTGCCGCGACGAGGCGGGGCGGCTGCGGGGGCTGCTCCAGCTGGTGCCGTGGGGTGAGGACGGCCTGTCCCTCGACGTGATGCGCCGCGACCGCGCCGGCGAGAACGGCGTCATCGAGCTGATGGTCACGACCCTGATGGCGCAGTCCGGCGCGCTCGGCGTGCGCCGCGTCTCGCTCAACTTCGCGGTCTTCCGCAACGTCTTCGCCCGCGGCGAGCGGCTCGGCGCCGGACCGGTGCTGCGGCTGTGGCGCGGGGTGCTGCTCCAGGCGTCGCGGTTCTGGCAGATCGAGTCGCTCTACCGCGCCAACGCCAAGTTCGCGCCCGAGTGGGTGCCGCGGTTCGCCTGCTTCCGCTCCAGCGCCGAGCTGCCGCAGGTCTCGGTGGCGGCGCTGCGGGCCGAGGCCTTCCTGGTCGCGCCGTCCTGGTGGCGCCGGCTCAGCGAGTCGCGCACGCACTCCTGA
- a CDS encoding AAA family ATPase translates to MTSPWFESPADAEKQLAAVGYLADTATATTTYLAGALEKPLLVEGPAGVGKTELAKAVARATGAGLVRLQCYEGLDEARALYEWNYKKQLLRIQAAGDQAWDETHDDIFSEEFLLTRPLLTAIRRDEPTVLLVDEVDKTDVEVEGLLLEVLSDFQVTIPELGTVEAVRRPLVVLTSNATRELSEAIKRRCLFLHIDYPDSEREREIVLSQVPEVEERLAGELVEVVARLRGLDLRKSPSIAESVDWARTLVALGTGTLDEDAIAATLGVVLKHHSDHERAVEELRLRTR, encoded by the coding sequence GTGACCTCCCCGTGGTTCGAGTCCCCGGCCGACGCCGAGAAGCAGCTGGCCGCGGTCGGCTACCTCGCCGACACGGCGACCGCCACCACGACGTACCTCGCCGGTGCGCTCGAGAAGCCGCTGCTCGTCGAGGGTCCCGCCGGCGTCGGCAAGACCGAGCTGGCCAAGGCGGTGGCCCGTGCGACGGGCGCCGGGCTGGTGCGGCTGCAGTGCTACGAGGGGCTCGACGAGGCCCGGGCGCTCTACGAGTGGAACTACAAGAAGCAGCTGCTGCGCATCCAGGCCGCGGGCGACCAGGCCTGGGACGAGACCCACGACGACATCTTCAGCGAGGAGTTCCTGCTCACCCGGCCGCTGCTCACCGCCATCCGGCGCGACGAGCCGACCGTGCTGCTCGTCGACGAGGTCGACAAGACCGACGTCGAGGTCGAGGGCCTGCTGCTCGAGGTGCTCAGCGACTTCCAGGTCACCATCCCCGAGCTCGGCACCGTCGAGGCGGTCCGCCGGCCGCTGGTCGTGCTGACCTCCAACGCCACCCGTGAGCTCTCCGAGGCGATCAAGCGCCGCTGCCTGTTCCTCCACATCGACTACCCCGACTCCGAGCGGGAGCGCGAGATCGTGCTCTCCCAGGTCCCCGAGGTCGAGGAGCGGCTGGCCGGCGAGCTGGTCGAGGTCGTCGCCCGGCTGCGGGGCCTCGACCTGCGCAAGTCGCCGTCGATCGCGGAGAGCGTCGACTGGGCCCGCACGCTGGTCGCGCTCGGCACCGGCACCCTCGACGAGGACGCGATCGCGGCGACGCTGGGGGTCGTGCTCAAGCACCACTCCGACCACGAGCGGGCGGTCGAGGAGCTCCGGCTCCGGACCCGGTGA